From a region of the Acidimicrobiales bacterium genome:
- a CDS encoding 3D domain-containing protein, translated as MTLGAVATLAAPDTSVAAPGEGAVHAFGEAPHHGQPGENAAAGAVALASARNGDGYWVAAADGGVFTYNAPFHGSAAGRPLNRPIVDMAATPTGNGYWLVASDGGIFTYGDARFAGSTGGQHLNRAIVAMAPTRTGHGYWLVGEDGGVFTFGDAAFHGSLGGQHLQAPIVSAAATPTGRGYWLAAADGGVFAFGDAGFHGSLGGQRLQAPIVATAATSTGRGYWLAAADGGVFTFGDAAFAGSLGGNPPPAPVVDLAIARGRNGYWLATGRRRHDLGVFTATCYALRGTTASGRPAGPEGIAVDPRVIPLGTRVVVEGQGERIASDTGGDIRGYRIDVWKPSTAECNAFGRRELRVWRVG; from the coding sequence GTGACGCTCGGAGCAGTTGCAACCCTGGCGGCCCCCGACACCTCGGTGGCCGCTCCCGGCGAAGGCGCAGTTCATGCCTTCGGCGAGGCGCCCCACCACGGCCAGCCCGGCGAGAACGCCGCCGCCGGTGCCGTCGCACTGGCGTCGGCCCGCAACGGCGACGGCTACTGGGTGGCCGCCGCCGACGGCGGCGTGTTCACCTACAACGCACCGTTCCACGGCTCGGCGGCGGGCCGCCCGTTGAACCGTCCCATCGTCGACATGGCAGCCACGCCCACCGGCAACGGTTACTGGTTGGTGGCCTCCGACGGCGGCATCTTCACCTACGGCGACGCTCGGTTCGCAGGCTCCACCGGCGGACAACACCTCAACCGCGCCATCGTCGCCATGGCCCCCACGCGCACCGGCCACGGCTACTGGTTGGTGGGCGAGGACGGCGGCGTCTTCACCTTCGGCGACGCCGCCTTCCATGGCTCGCTCGGCGGGCAGCACCTGCAAGCGCCGATCGTGTCGGCGGCGGCGACGCCCACCGGACGCGGCTACTGGCTGGCAGCCGCCGACGGCGGCGTGTTCGCCTTCGGCGACGCGGGCTTCCACGGCTCGCTCGGAGGCCAACGCCTCCAGGCGCCCATCGTGGCCACGGCAGCGACGAGCACCGGGCGCGGCTATTGGTTGGCCGCCGCCGACGGCGGGGTCTTCACCTTCGGCGACGCCGCCTTCGCCGGCTCGCTCGGAGGCAACCCGCCGCCCGCACCCGTCGTCGACCTGGCGATCGCCCGCGGGCGCAACGGCTACTGGCTGGCGACGGGCCGACGGCGCCACGACCTCGGCGTCTTCACCGCCACCTGCTACGCCCTGCGCGGCACCACTGCGTCGGGACGCCCGGCGGGGCCGGAGGGCATCGCCGTCGACCCTCGCGTCATCCCGCTGGGGACGCGCGTGGTTGTGGAAGGCCAAGGCGAGCGCATCGCCTCCGACACCGGCGGCGACATCCGCGGCTACCGCATCGACGTGTGGAAGCCCTCGACGGCCGAGTGCAACGCCTTCGGCCGGCGCGAGCTCCGGGTGTGGCGCGTCGGCTGA
- a CDS encoding DUF3097 family protein, with amino-acid sequence MTQRWNGNGVLGGPVDGPLRMAVEYPAVEAEPGLAVVHRASRFGGRVVRFDADCVVLRGPVGSERLFRLVPGAFDVEGRAVTLVRPRASAGGGGVARTASGSVAVAGAPARVARAGRIVVEGVHDAELVEKVWGDDLRVEGVVVERLDGVDVLVDVVRSFAPARGRRLGVLVDHLVPGSKEARLAAAVSHPHVLVTGTPYVDVWQAIRPSVVGIDAWPVVPRGTPWKEGVCAFFGEPEPGRLWKRLLGSVRSYADLEPSFVGAVESLSTSSPSRWTSGRTRRPAARPSSGLCRRGTRCGCGRPCAVRIGQIRLRTWSPLSRTGWP; translated from the coding sequence GTGACGCAGCGGTGGAACGGCAACGGGGTACTCGGCGGACCGGTCGACGGGCCCTTGCGGATGGCGGTCGAATACCCGGCGGTGGAGGCCGAGCCCGGCCTGGCCGTCGTGCACCGGGCGTCACGCTTCGGCGGCCGCGTCGTGCGCTTCGACGCCGACTGCGTGGTGTTGCGAGGGCCGGTGGGATCGGAGCGGTTGTTCCGACTGGTCCCGGGGGCCTTCGACGTGGAGGGGCGGGCGGTGACGCTGGTGCGACCCCGTGCGAGTGCGGGCGGCGGCGGTGTGGCTCGCACGGCGTCGGGGTCGGTGGCCGTGGCCGGAGCGCCGGCGCGGGTGGCGCGTGCGGGGCGCATCGTGGTGGAAGGCGTGCACGACGCCGAACTGGTCGAGAAGGTGTGGGGCGACGACCTGCGGGTGGAAGGCGTCGTGGTCGAACGCCTCGACGGTGTCGACGTGTTGGTCGACGTGGTGCGGTCGTTCGCTCCGGCCCGGGGGCGGCGACTGGGGGTGCTGGTCGACCACTTGGTGCCGGGGTCGAAGGAAGCCCGGCTGGCGGCGGCCGTCTCCCATCCGCATGTGCTGGTGACGGGGACGCCCTATGTCGACGTGTGGCAGGCCATCCGCCCGTCGGTGGTAGGCATCGACGCGTGGCCGGTGGTGCCTCGGGGCACGCCTTGGAAGGAGGGCGTGTGCGCCTTCTTCGGTGAGCCGGAGCCGGGCCGGCTGTGGAAGCGGCTGCTGGGCTCGGTCCGTTCCTACGCCGACTTGGAGCCGTCGTTCGTGGGTGCGGTGGAGTCGTTATCGACTTCGTCACCGAGCCGGTGGACTAGCGGGCGAACAAGGCGGCCAGCAGCCCGGCCATCGTCAGGTTTGTGCCGACGAGGAACACGGTGTGGGTGCGGACGACCTTGTGCAGTTCGGATCGGACAGATTCGACTTCGGACTTGGTCGCCATTGTCCCGAACTGGATGGCCATGA
- the cobT gene encoding nicotinate-nucleotide--dimethylbenzimidazole phosphoribosyltransferase, which yields MTSRFDAAVARITPLDPAAAAAAAAHHDRLTKPRGALGRLEAAGVQLAAIAGTSPPPMPSPATVVVFAGDHGVVAEGVTPWPSEVTAQMVANFCAGGAAVNVLARQAGVQVVVVDVGVASDIAATADNLWRHNVRRGTRNLAHEPAMTVEETRAALDVGVEVAERCVADGARCLLTGDMGIGNTTPSAALIAAFTGRPAADVTGRGTGIDDATLAHKAGVIDDALARLDPGAPPVEVLAAVGGLEIAALAGFVVGGVAARVPVVVDGVIAAAALVVADALAPGVSRHCFAGHRSSEPGATVALAHLGLEPLLDLGLRLGEGTGAVLALPLLQAAAAVLREMATFDGAGVTEHDASVGPIHTSVTGND from the coding sequence ATGACCAGCCGCTTCGACGCCGCCGTCGCCCGCATCACCCCGCTCGACCCGGCCGCCGCCGCAGCAGCCGCCGCCCACCACGACCGCCTGACCAAGCCCCGTGGCGCCCTCGGCCGGCTGGAAGCGGCGGGCGTGCAACTGGCCGCCATCGCAGGCACCAGCCCGCCGCCGATGCCGAGCCCCGCCACCGTCGTCGTGTTCGCGGGCGACCACGGCGTGGTGGCCGAGGGCGTCACCCCGTGGCCGTCGGAAGTGACGGCGCAGATGGTGGCGAACTTCTGCGCCGGTGGCGCCGCCGTCAACGTCCTCGCCCGACAAGCCGGCGTGCAGGTCGTGGTGGTCGACGTGGGGGTGGCGTCCGACATCGCCGCCACTGCCGACAACCTGTGGCGGCACAACGTGCGCCGCGGCACTCGCAACCTGGCCCACGAACCCGCCATGACGGTCGAGGAAACGCGCGCCGCCCTCGACGTCGGCGTCGAGGTGGCCGAGCGCTGCGTCGCCGACGGCGCTCGCTGCCTGCTCACCGGCGACATGGGCATCGGCAACACCACGCCGTCGGCCGCCCTCATCGCCGCCTTCACCGGCCGCCCCGCAGCCGACGTCACGGGACGGGGCACCGGCATCGACGACGCCACCCTCGCCCACAAGGCCGGCGTGATCGACGACGCTCTGGCGCGCCTCGATCCCGGCGCGCCACCAGTCGAGGTCCTCGCCGCCGTCGGCGGCCTGGAGATCGCCGCCTTAGCCGGCTTTGTGGTCGGTGGCGTGGCCGCGCGGGTGCCGGTGGTGGTCGACGGCGTCATCGCCGCCGCCGCTCTCGTCGTGGCCGACGCCCTCGCTCCTGGCGTCAGCCGCCACTGCTTCGCAGGCCACCGCTCGAGCGAGCCGGGCGCGACTGTGGCCCTTGCCCACCTCGGCTTGGAGCCGTTGCTCGACCTCGGCCTCCGGCTAGGCGAGGGAACCGGCGCAGTCCTGGCGCTGCCGCTCCTGCAGGCGGCCGCCGCCGTCCTGCGGGAGATGGCCACCTTCGACGGCGCAGGCGTGACCGAACACGATGCGTCGGTCGGCCCCATACATACGTCCGTGACAGGCAACGACTGA